The following are encoded in a window of Acropora muricata isolate sample 2 unplaced genomic scaffold, ASM3666990v1 scaffold_755, whole genome shotgun sequence genomic DNA:
- the LOC136907946 gene encoding uncharacterized protein — MPERKSSELKDSGSSGMLRTEEVHRLGAKACKPKKFSKEKGEKSKGACYLCGNTEHNSSECKYKKYRCDACGKVGHLKKSCRSKESKDAKYIETASNCDDLHDSLGFFTIREQNSQAASVTMTVEGKELDLEVDTGASVTVIPNKMFKEKLGYLKLIQSGQTANHSSC; from the coding sequence ATGCCGGAAAGGAAGTCTTCGGAACTGAAGGACTCGGGATCTTCCGGAATGTTAAGAACTGAGGAAGTTCACCGGCTAGGAGCAAAGGCTTGCAAACccaagaaattttcaaaagaaaaggggGAGAAGTCCAAAGGTGCTTGTTATCTTTGTGGGAACACTGAACATAACAGTTCTGAGTGTAAATATAAGAAATATCGGTGTGATGCATGTGGCAAAGTGGGTCATCTAAAAAAGAGTTGTCGTTCCAAGGAGTCTAAGGATGCCAAATACATCGAGACTGCTAGTAACTGTGATGACTTGCATGATTCGTTGGGATTCTTCACAATCCGTGAACAGAATTCCCAAGCCGCTTCTGTGACCATGACTGTGGAAGGGAAGGAATTGGATTTGGAAGTAGACACAGGAGCATCTGTGACAGTCATTCCCAATAAAATGTTCAAGGAGAAATTGGGTTATCTAAAGCtgattcaaagcggacagactgcaaatcatagtagttgctaa